The Raphanus sativus cultivar WK10039 chromosome 6, ASM80110v3, whole genome shotgun sequence sequence GGTCTGAACTGGGTGTGGTTACTTTGTTTGTTTCGCTAACAGCTTCATGCCTATCCATACTGGAGGCGAGACGGATCTTCGGTTTGTATATTGTGCTGGTAAGGAATAGCTGCCTAACCGCATCTACAGACCATGTCTTTATGGTTTTAAtagagtcttttttttttgtttgttttaattcaGCTGCAATCTCTGACATGCTGGGTGATTGGAGTGGAATGGACAAGGAGAAGGCTAAGAATTACATATTAAATTGTCAggtttgtttctgtttttgttatttttcttccttttttaagtttcttttcTGTGTTAAATTGACATTTATTGTGTGTACAGTCATATGATGGTGGCTTTGGGTTGATCCCTGGTTCTGAATCTCATGGTCAGTTGAAAACAATTCTTCCTTAAAATCTTTAATTTGGTTATGTACATGTTGCAATGAAAGTAAGTAGGACGTATCTTATGTGAACTGGCTGATAAAATTGTTACTGAAATTGGTTACTAAGGACATTTGGATAGTCACTGGCTTACCTACGTTGCTGCAACTTAGCTATGCAGGTGGTGGTACTTACTGTGCTATTGCATCCCTTAGATTGATGGGGTTTATTGGAGCTGATCTGCTGTCAAATGATCCATCCAGTTCAATTCTAGACCCTTCATTGCTTCTCAACTGGAGCCTACAGGTATTGTTTGCTTCATTAGCATTGTTCAGATGTTTCATGGTGTCTTTTGAAACTTACCCTTGatgtttctaaaaaaaaatatttccttgCCTATAGAGACAAGCCAGTGATGGTGGTTTTCAAGGTAGGACTAACAAACAGAGCGACACATGCTATGCATTTTGGTAACTCCCCCTCATATTTTCACTGTCACTGGACTCTCTGTTTGTTACCATCCGCTGATACGGTGCCTTGTGTAGGATTGGAGCTGTCCTTAAACTCATAGGAGGCGATGCATTCATTGACAAAATTGCTCTCCGCCAATTTTTACTGAGCTGCCAGTCCAAGGTACCTCTCCCTTAAATGTCTTTTTCTTagactttttaaaaatccacAGGCTGCAACTAAAGCTTATAAGTATTATATTTACCTACTCCATGGTACTACTAAGTAGAGATAATTTGTGACATTTTCTTACATTCATGTATTGTATTCTCTAACAGTATGGTGGGTTCAGTAAATTTCCTGGAGCGTTACCAGATCTGTATCACTCATACTATGGCTACACTGCGTTTAGCTTCTTGGAGGAACCGGGATTGAGTCCTCTATGCCCTGAGCTAGGGTTACCACTTCTTACATCCTTGGGAATCTGATTCCCCCTCAAAGTCCCCCACATTCTTTTTTATCAACCCAACTGTAACTTTTATTTGGTATTTGATTattggtttatgtattttaattgatttagaaATCAAAACGAAATCCAGAATTCTAGTGTCATATATTTAcctatgattttataaattttaatttgatatttcatAATCACTCTTTTTCTGCActtggcttttttttttgacatcttcTGCACTTGGTTTCTTGCTCAAGTATCATTAATATGGTAACATTGCCAAAAAACATCAAAAAGTAAAATGCTGTATATGAATTGTTTTCTAATTTCATCATTGGAATGCAGAATCATTAGAAGAGGTAATTTTGACAATTTCAGTGTTGTTGAGGCCACTTGGAAGTATTATCAGACATAAAACTGAAGAGATTGAGACAAAAGGGGAAAGAGATTCCCCCACTTGGGTCTCTAATGAGTCTTGTCTAATTCCAATTTATCGGTCCATATTCAAAGTTTCAATACCATaaattaactatatattatcAATGTAGCGTTTCTAAGCGAATGATAATCAATTAACAAATcttatctttttcttctctttttccgTTCACGTGTTCTAACTTCTAACTCAATATCCGCATAAAATATTAACACTCGTTCAGAACTAATGCCTTTTAAAAAGTTAAGTTAAAGTTAAACTGCTGAGTACGTGCATCTTTAAATGTCAACCACAACAGTATTGAAGAAAAAGAAGTAACAAAAACGAATCCAaggtttgttttttattctttcaaTCTAAAACCATATGATTGAGTAACCTTACAAACTATTGGCTAAACAAATTATTGATCCACTGAAAATTTACAAAACCGGCTTAATCCAACGACCAGCCAAAATAATTAATACCAAAAAATGTTGATGACAAGGTAAGCATAGCAGCCAAAAACACGCTAAAATCAAATTTACCAAGACAATTAaaatccaaagaaaaaaaaaattagcaaaaattCCAATTATTTCAATTGTATAAAACATTTCAAACTGTTTTAAGTTCTTGGACCACCTTTTGTCATGTTCTTGATGAAAACTTCATCTTCAACACAACctgactctgttttttttaccAATTTAACCCTAGCTGACTTCCTCAGCTTCTTCTGAAATCTCGGTCACTTTCCTCTTGTAAAGCTTCTCCTCCGCGTCTCTCAAGAACTTGAATCTCGGCAACGGCGACGATGAAGAGGAGGATGCTGGTGAATGTGATGATGACAACGGAGATGATCTCACCATCCTGTTAAACTCAGCATCAGTCGATGACTCGAAGAAGACCTCTTCTTTTCTGCCGTTACAGGACTCCGTTAACGGAGTGAACGGAGGTGTGAACAACGAAGGAGAAGCACGAGGAGTAAGGAACG is a genomic window containing:
- the LOC108806573 gene encoding geranylgeranyl transferase type-1 subunit beta, giving the protein MSETAVHGEAIEWESEDEDSDDAEEEEEYTSPSQPPSSANFDKDRHLVYLQMMYELLPYHYQSQEINRLTLAHFIISGLHFLGATDRVDKDVVANWVLSFQAFPRNRASLKDGEFYGFYGSRSSQFPLDVNGDLTHNNSHLASTYCALAILKVIGHDLSTIDSQSLLLSMNNLQQDDGSFMPIHTGGETDLRFVYCAAAISDMLGDWSGMDKEKAKNYILNCQSYDGGFGLIPGSESHGGGTYCAIASLRLMGFIGADLLSNDPSSSILDPSLLLNWSLQRQASDGGFQGRTNKQSDTCYAFWIGAVLKLIGGDAFIDKIALRQFLLSCQSKYGGFSKFPGALPDLYHSYYGYTAFSFLEEPGLSPLCPELGLPLLTSLGI